AGCGATCATAGAACAGCGTGCGATAGTCCGCCGCGCTCGGCCACGGCAGGTGAATGCCCTCGGCGCGGGCGACCGCGAAGGCTTCGTCGATCACCGCATTCATCAGCGCCCGGGTGTCGTCGTGTTGCGCCAGCAACCCGTACGGCACGCCGAGCAAGGCGCCGAGCGGATTGAGCGCGGCGTTGTAGAAGACTTTGGCCCACAGCGCCGCCTCGATCTCGTCGCTGTAGGCGGCGGGAATTCCGGCTGCGTCGATGCGCGCCGCCCACTCGCGCGCGCGCTGATCGAGCGCGGGACTCGCTCCGGGTCGCCGCGCGCCGAGCAAGACCTTGTCGGCGTATACTGTGACGCGCACGGAGCCGAGCGCGACGATCTCGGCGCCGAAGATCACCCGCGCACCGAGCGTACGCGCCGGCGACACGATGGCCTCGATGGTTTCGACATTGCCGAGTCCGTTTTGCAGCGAGATCACCACGCCGCCATCTTCGAGATACGGAGCGACCGCGCCGATCATCGCGCTGGTGTCGTACGACTTGGTGGCGAGCAGCATGGTCGCGAAGCGTCCGCTCAGCGCGTCAGCGCGCTCGCACAACTCGAACCCGTCGGCATGATGCTCGCCCCAGATGCCACTGATATGCAGGCCGCCGCTACGGATCGCGTCGAGGTGCGGCGCCCGCCCCAGCAACGTCACCGCCGCACCGGCGCGCCGCAAGTAGCCGCCAAACACCGAGCCCAACGCACCCGCGCCGGTGATCAGTATGCGATCCGTAGTCATGAGGGATCAGGGCGAGGCATGCCTCGCCCCTACACGGAGAGCGCTCTCGCGCTGCCTACGCTTCGCTCGCTGCCCGACGCCTTCGTGGAAATTCCATCGCGGGAACCTCTGACTCTCACGCGGCTCGGCGCGTTCTTCCTGTGGACGCGTTCCGACCACGCCCTTTCGTTGCAAGGTCAACCAGCATCCGGAGCGCGGAGTTGATCGCTTGCGTGCTGCCGAAGTGCTCCCACAAATCCTGGTCGATCACCACCGCGCGAACCGCTTCGCCCGTTAGTAGGTGCGCATACTTGCCGCGGCGGCCGCGCTGCAACTGTGAGAAATCTACCTCAGGAAACGCGCGGAGCGACTCCGCGCTGGGTTGTTGGCGCTTGATCGCCTTCTTCATACGCCCTCCGTTCTCGCTGTGTCGCACGTCGCGCGCTGATGATGCGAATGACCTCGCCGCTGCGTCGCTCGGCAAACACAACCAGAAGAAGGTTCGAACGCAACGACATCCCGATCAAGATCAAACGGTCTTCGTTCATCGCATCTGCGTATGGCACAGCGAGGTCATCCAGGAAAACAGATGCCGCCTCCTCAAAGGTGACACCGTGCTTGCGAACGTTGGCGGCCGCCTTGGTGGAATCCCATCGGAAATCCCCATATCGCACCGTCGGCACCGCACGACTGTAGCATGCCCATCACTGGCGGGCGACGGAGTGCCCGGTTCTTACGCCGTCAAAGCGGCAAACTCGGACCGCAGGTGGTATCGACCGCGTTACGCTTCGCTCTCGCCGCCGGCGCCGAGGGCGGCGTGGGCGGCGGCGAGACGGGCGATCGGGACGCGAAACGGGGAGCACGAGACGTAGTTCAAACCGATGCGGTGGCAGAACTTCACCGACTCGGGATCGCCGCCGTGCTCGCCGCAAATGCCGAGCTTGATGCCCGGGCGCGCCGCACGCCCCTTGTCGACGGCGATGCGCATCAGCGCACCCACGCCTTCCTGATCGATCGACTCGAACGGGTCGCGAGCGTAGATCTCGTACTGCTCCACGTACGGGGTGAGGAAGCGCGCCGCGTCGTCGCGTGACACGCCGAGCGTGGTCTGGGTCAGATCGTTGGTGCCGAAGGAGAAGAATTCCGCCACGCTCGCGATTGCATCGGCCGTCAGCGCCCCGCGCGGGATCTCGATCATCGTGCCGACCAGGTACTTGAACTTCACGCCGGTCTCCTTCATCACGTCGTCCGCGACGCGCCGGACGATCGCGGCTTGGAGCTGCAACTCCTTCACGTGCCCGACCAGCGGGATCATCACTTCGGGCTCCACCTTCGTCCCGCCGCGTTGCACGTCGGCGGCCGCCTCGAAAATCGCGCGCGCCTGCATCTCGGTGATCTCGGGATAGATGATACCGAGACGGCAGCCACGCAGGCCAAGCATCGGATTGAACTCGTGCAGCGCTTCGACGCGCGCACGAATGCGTTCGGTTGAAATGCCCATCTGCTCGCCGATCTCGCGCTGCCCGGCCTCGTCGTGCGGCAGAAACTCATGCAACGGCGGATCGATGGTCCGGATGGTCACAGGCTTGCCGCCCATCTCGCGGAAGATGCCCTCGAAGTCGGCCCGCTGCAGCGGCAGCAACTTCGCCAGCGCCGCGCGGCGTTCGGTTACCGATTCGGCGAGAATCATCTCGCGCATCGGTTCGATCTTACCCTCGCCAAAGAACATGTGCTCGGTGCGGCAGAGACCGACGCCTTCGGCGCCGAACGCGATCGCGTTGCGGCACTGGTCGGGCTGATCGGCGTTGGTGCGCACCTTCAGCGTCCGCTCGCGATCGGCCCACTGCATGATCCGCGCGTACTGTTGGTAGACCGGCGCCTGTGCCGGTGCGAGCGAGCGGTCGACCAATACGCGCACGACTTCGCTTGGTTCGGTGGCTATGTGGCCTTGGAACACTTCGCCCGTCGTGCCGTCGATCGACAGGGTATCGCCTTCCTTGATCACCACGTCACGCCCCGTAACCCGCATTTCACGCGTGCGATAGTCGATCAGCAGCGGCTCGCAGCCGGCGACGCACACCTTGCCCATCTGGCGGGCCACCAGCGCGGCGTGACTGGTCATGCCACCGCGCGCGGTCAGAATGCCCTCCGACGCCGCCATCCCGCGGATATCTTCCGGCGAAGTTTCGATGCGAACCAGAACGACCTTCTCACCGCGGGTGGCGGCCGCTTCGGCGTCTTCGGCGTTGAAGTACGCGCGGCCGGCCGCGGCGCCCGGTCCGGCGTTGAGGCCCTTCGCCAGCAGCCGCTGCTCACGCACGGCGCGTTCCTTCTCGGCGACGAGGAAAGTTGGGCTCAGCAGTTGATTGAGCTGATCCGGTTCGACGCGCAGCAACGCGTCGCGCGTGGTGATCAGGCGCTCGTCGACCATATCGAGGGCGATCTTGATCGCCGCGCCGCCGGTACGCTTTCCGACGCGGCACTGCAGCATGTAGAGCGTGCCCTGTTGAATGGTGAACTCGATGTCCATCATCTCGTGGTAGTGCCGTTCGAGCGTACGGCGAATGCCGATGAGTTCTTGGTAGACCCGCGCGTTCTCAGCTTCCAGCTGGGCGATGGCGAGCGGCGTGCGCGTGCCGGCCACGACATCTTCGCCCTGCGCGTTCATCAGAAATTCGCCGTAGAAAATATTCTCGCCGGTGGCCGGATCGCGGGTGAAGGCGACGCCGGTGCCGGAATCGTCGCCCATGTTGCCGAACACCATCGACTGCACGTTGACCGCGGTGCCCCAGTCTTCGGGGATGCTGTTGAGCTTGCGGTAGACGATGGCGCGCTCGTTCATCCACGAGCCGAACACCGCGCCCATCGCGCCCCATAGTTGCTCCTGCGGATCTTCGGGAAAGGCGACGCCCTTGCGAGCGCGGATCGCGTCCTTGAATTCACCGACCAACTCGCGCAGGTCGTCGGCCGTCAACTCCGTGTCGAGCTTCACGCCGCGCGCGTGCTTCTTGCGCTCGAGAATTTCTTCGAAGGGATCGATCTCGTGTTTCGACGCTGGCTTGAGATCGAGCACGACGTCACCGTACATCGACACGAAGCGGCGATACGAATCGTACGCGAAGCGCGGATTGCCGGTCAGCGCAATCACGCCCTTCACGGTCTCGTCGTTGAGGCCGAGATTGAGGATCGTATCCATCATGCCCGGCATCGACGCCCGGGCACCGGAACGCACGGAGACCAGCAACGGATTGGCTGGATCACCGAAGCGTTTGCCGACGAGCTGCTCGACGCGCCCGAGCTGTTTGGTCACGTCGTCGCGCAGCGTGCGTGGATAGGTGCGCCGGTTGGCGTAGTAGTAGGTACAGACTTCGGTTGAGACGGTGAATCCCGGCGGCACCGGCAGACCAAGGCCGGCCATCTCGGCGAGGTTGGCGCCCTTGCCGCCGAGCAGCGCCTTCAACTTCGCGTTGCCATCGGCCTTGCCGCCGCCAAAGGCGTAGACGTAGCGCCGCTTCGCGGCGCTGCTGATGGCTGATCGCTTATGGCTGATGGTCGGACCTTTGGGCGCGCCGCGCCGCACTGACTTCTTCGCGGCGGGCCGAACAGGTTTGCCTTTCGACTTTCGACTTTCGACTTTCGACTTCTTCTTCATGCCTCAATCCGTCGCCGTAGTTCGTCGACCAGCCGATCGATGGGAAGGCGCTCCTGCTGCATCGAGTCGCGATCGCGCAACGTGACCGTGTTGTCGGCCATCGTCTGATGATCGACCGTGATCCCGAACGGCGTGCCGATTTCGTCTTGCCGCCGATAGCGACGACCGATCGAGCCCGCCTGATCGTACTGCACCACCCAGCGCTGCTTCAGCATCGACACAATTTCCTTGGCCTTCTCGGGCTGCCCGTCCTTGCGCAGCAGCGGAAGGACCGCCGCCTTCACCGGCGCCATGCTCGGCTTGAAGCGCAGCACCGCACGCGTTTCGCCTTCCGCAACGTCTTCGTCGTAGGCGTCGAGCATCAGGATGAGGAGAACACGATCGACACCAACGGCCGGTTCGATCACGTAGGGGACGTAGCGCTCCTTGGTCTCCTCGTCGTAGAAGCTGAGATCCTTACCGCTGTACTCGGCGTGTTGCTTGAGATCGAAATCGGTGCGGTTGGCGACGCCTTCGAGTTCGCTCCAACCGAACGGGAACTGATACTCGATGTCCGAGCACGCCTTCGCGTAGTGCGCGAGTTCGTCCGGTCCGTAGTGATGGAGGCGGAGGTTGTCGGCCTTGATGCCGAGCTCCTTCGTGTACCAATTGAGCCGCTC
This region of Deltaproteobacteria bacterium genomic DNA includes:
- a CDS encoding ketopantoate reductase family protein encodes the protein MTTDRILITGAGALGSVFGGYLRRAGAAVTLLGRAPHLDAIRSGGLHISGIWGEHHADGFELCERADALSGRFATMLLATKSYDTSAMIGAVAPYLEDGGVVISLQNGLGNVETIEAIVSPARTLGARVIFGAEIVALGSVRVTVYADKVLLGARRPGASPALDQRAREWAARIDAAGIPAAYSDEIEAALWAKVFYNAALNPLGALLGVPYGLLAQHDDTRALMNAVIDEAFAVARAEGIHLPWPSAADYRTLFYDRLVPSTFDHRSSMLQDLERGRRTEIEAINGEVWRRGRAHGIVTPANETLTRLVRYREQRP
- a CDS encoding BrnT family toxin → MRYGDFRWDSTKAAANVRKHGVTFEEAASVFLDDLAVPYADAMNEDRLILIGMSLRSNLLLVVFAERRSGEVIRIISARRATQRERRAYEEGDQAPTTQRGVAPRVS
- a CDS encoding pyruvate, phosphate dikinase, which produces MKKKSKVESRKSKGKPVRPAAKKSVRRGAPKGPTISHKRSAISSAAKRRYVYAFGGGKADGNAKLKALLGGKGANLAEMAGLGLPVPPGFTVSTEVCTYYYANRRTYPRTLRDDVTKQLGRVEQLVGKRFGDPANPLLVSVRSGARASMPGMMDTILNLGLNDETVKGVIALTGNPRFAYDSYRRFVSMYGDVVLDLKPASKHEIDPFEEILERKKHARGVKLDTELTADDLRELVGEFKDAIRARKGVAFPEDPQEQLWGAMGAVFGSWMNERAIVYRKLNSIPEDWGTAVNVQSMVFGNMGDDSGTGVAFTRDPATGENIFYGEFLMNAQGEDVVAGTRTPLAIAQLEAENARVYQELIGIRRTLERHYHEMMDIEFTIQQGTLYMLQCRVGKRTGGAAIKIALDMVDERLITTRDALLRVEPDQLNQLLSPTFLVAEKERAVREQRLLAKGLNAGPGAAAGRAYFNAEDAEAAATRGEKVVLVRIETSPEDIRGMAASEGILTARGGMTSHAALVARQMGKVCVAGCEPLLIDYRTREMRVTGRDVVIKEGDTLSIDGTTGEVFQGHIATEPSEVVRVLVDRSLAPAQAPVYQQYARIMQWADRERTLKVRTNADQPDQCRNAIAFGAEGVGLCRTEHMFFGEGKIEPMREMILAESVTERRAALAKLLPLQRADFEGIFREMGGKPVTIRTIDPPLHEFLPHDEAGQREIGEQMGISTERIRARVEALHEFNPMLGLRGCRLGIIYPEITEMQARAIFEAAADVQRGGTKVEPEVMIPLVGHVKELQLQAAIVRRVADDVMKETGVKFKYLVGTMIEIPRGALTADAIASVAEFFSFGTNDLTQTTLGVSRDDAARFLTPYVEQYEIYARDPFESIDQEGVGALMRIAVDKGRAARPGIKLGICGEHGGDPESVKFCHRIGLNYVSCSPFRVPIARLAAAHAALGAGGESEA
- a CDS encoding glycine--tRNA ligase, whose product is MSTVTMEKIVNLAKRRGFVFQSSEIYGGFASTWDYGPLGVELKRNIRESWWRYMVTSRDHMVGIESAILMHPRVWEASGHIAGFSDPLIDCKKCKSRFRADHVATAQCPERPSKHPGECGGELTESRQFNLMFKTFVGPVEEDASVAFLRPETAQGMFVNFLNVLQSGRLKPPFGIAQIGKSFRNEITPGNFIFRTREFEQMEMEFFVKPGNDDEWFDFWRSERLNWYTKELGIKADNLRLHHYGPDELAHYAKACSDIEYQFPFGWSELEGVANRTDFDLKQHAEYSGKDLSFYDEETKERYVPYVIEPAVGVDRVLLILMLDAYDEDVAEGETRAVLRFKPSMAPVKAAVLPLLRKDGQPEKAKEIVSMLKQRWVVQYDQAGSIGRRYRRQDEIGTPFGITVDHQTMADNTVTLRDRDSMQQERLPIDRLVDELRRRIEA